Part of the Acaryochloris thomasi RCC1774 genome, CCATTTGCAGATGTTCGGTTGTTAGAATTCGCACTGGCCGCTCCATCCAATTTTAAAGTCAATCAAGGCTGGAGACGCTATATGGTTAGAGCTGGGTTAGAAGGAATATTGCCAAAGAAAATCCAATGGCGCAAAACAAAAGATCATTTCTCTCCAGATTATAAATTGCGTTTCAATCAGCAACGAGCAGAAATTCAAAGTTTTCTTAAAAATCTTCAACCTTCAA contains:
- a CDS encoding asparagine synthase-related protein, whose protein sequence is MDHSHIRHSTPFADVRLLEFALAAPSNFKVNQGWRRYMVRAGLEGILPKKIQWRKTKDHFSPDYKLRFNQQRAEIQSFLKNLQPS